A genomic window from Lycium barbarum isolate Lr01 chromosome 4, ASM1917538v2, whole genome shotgun sequence includes:
- the LOC132638301 gene encoding tyramine N-feruloyltransferase 4/11-like: protein MAAAPQQPTSSETISTNSSSENNVTINEMIYTRVRLAEKADVHHIYQLFYQIHAYHNDTHLYKATESSLADLLFKENPLPLYYRPTILLLEVSPTPFTESKHTTDQGFKPVLTKFDLKFPVVEGQAEEFRSKYDDGNDKHDVFIAGYAFFYVNYSCFYDKPGFFFESLYFRESYRKLGMGRLLFGTVVSIAANNGFVSVEGIVAVWNKKSYDFYVDMGVEMLDEFRYGKLHGEALQKYADKEKSDEGSC from the coding sequence ATGGCTGCTGCTCCTCAACAACCAACTTCATCTGAAACAATATCCACCAACTCGTCATCGGAAAACAACGTTACGATCAACGAAATGATATACACAAGAGTCCGTCTCGCTGAGAAAGCTGACGTTCACCATATATATCAACTGTTTTACCAAATCCATGCATACCATAACGACACTCATCTCTATAAAGCTACTGAATCCTCCTTAGCGGACTTGCTCTTTAAAGAAAACCCTCTTCCCCTGTACTACAGGCCAACCATACTTCTACTCGAAGTCTCACCGACACCTTTTACTGAATCCAAGCATACCACGGACCAAGGGTTCAAGCCCGTCCTTACAAAGTTCGACCTTAAATTCCCCGTCGTTGAAGGACAGGCGGAGGAATTCAGGTCCAAATATGATGACGGCAACGATAAACATGATGTTTTTATAGCGGGATATGCTTTCTTTTACGTGAATTATTCGTGCTTCTATGATAAACCTGGGTTCTTTTTCGAGAGTCTTTACTTCAGGGAGAGTTATCGTAAGTTGGGAATGGGAAGACTGTTGTTTGGAACTGTTGTGTCCATTGCTGCTAACAACGGGTTCGTTTCGGTGGAGGGAATAGTTGCAGTTTGGAATAAGAAGTCATATGATTTTTACGTAGACATGGGAGTTGAAATGCTTGATGAGTTCAGGTATGGGAAGTTGCACGGTGAAGCGCTCCAAAAGTATGCTGATAAGGAGAAAAGTGATGAAGGGAGCtgttag